The DNA region GATTATTTAATTCAATGAAAAGTTTGCATATACCAGCAACCTATACTATGGAAGAATTGATAGAGTTTCACGAGCGTCTAATTGAAGCTAGTGGCTTAACGCAGGGTTATATTTACTTACAAGTCACTAGAGGTGAAGCTCCAAGAGCGCATCCGTTCCCTGAACAAGTTATTCCCTGCTTAACAATGCATGTACATGAAATTAATGAAAGTCAAATAAAATTACATCAAGAACAAGGTGTTGTATGTATAAGTCAGCCTGATTTAAGATGGCTGAGATGTGACATTAAATCCCTAAATCTTTTGGGAGCCGTATTAGCAAAACAAAAAGCGAAGGAAGCTGGCGTATTTGAATCAATTTTATACCGAGACAGCGAAATAATTACAGAAGGATCTTCATCTAATTTCATGGTTGTTAAAGATGGAATTTTGTGGACACATCCAGCGAATAATTTGGTCTTAAATGGAATTACAAGGCGGGTAATTTTAGAAAAAATTTGTCCAGAGTTAAAACTAAGTTTCGTGGAAAAGGCTTTCGATCTAAATTTCGTAAAAACGGTCGATGAAGCTTTCGTTACTGCTAGCACTATTGGTGCAACGCCAGTCATAAGAGTTGATAAATTTAACATTGGTTCTGGAGATGTGGGCCCAATAACTAAGAATATTCAACGCTCGTTTAATGAGTTCATTAAACTTGAGTGTTTTACAAAGTAAAATAGCGGTGAGTAACACTAGCAATATAACTCGTGGTGCTTTATTATTGGTGGTGGCAGTGATTATTCAGGGTATAAGACTAGTACTACCACTGCCAACTATAGTGAGCATGTTTCTAGTCGGTTCATTAGTGAATTTAGTTTTAATTATTGCAGTAGTTAAAAATAATCTCTCTACAGCTTTTATAATTGCAATTTTGTTGCCTAACATTGCTTATGTTCAAGGACAACTTCTAATACCAATGCTAATACCAGTTGTCATAACAGGTAATATAGCATATATTTGGGGCATTTATAAACTTTTTTCACACAAAAAATATCTTTTTTTAGTTCCAACGTTTAAAGCTGCATTAATGTATTTTTTTACTTTTATATTGCTACAACAAATTCCGTTAACAGATATTGTAAAAAAAACTATTAGTTTTTCTATGGGAATTGCACAATTAGTTACTGGAGTTTTAGGAATTATTTTTTGGATTTTTTTAGAAAAACGTAATTATTTTAGATCTATAAAATAATAAATATGGAGGATAGAACAATGATAAGCGAATATCAAGGAATTTTGCCAACACGTCACCAAAATACCTTTATAGCTGAAGGTGCTCAAGTAATCGGAATGGTAAAAATGGAAGAATATAGTAGCATTTGGTTTAATACTGTTGCTCGAGGCGACGTTAATAAAATTGAAATAGGTAAATATACTAACATACAAGATAATAGTGTTATTCATGTTGCCGATGATTGCGCGGCAATTATTGGCGATTTTGTTACAGTAGGCCACGGAGCGATTATTCATGGTTGTACAATTGAAGACCACTGCTTGATTGGTATGGGAGCAATTGTCTTGAATCATGCAATAATCGGTCGCGGAAGTATTGTAGCGGCAGGAGCTGTTGTTAAAGAAAAAATGATGGTACCTCCCAATTCTTTAGTTGCTGGAGTTCCAGCTAAAGTTGTTAAAACGTTTACAGATGCAAGTCAAATGGAAAGCATTCATGCTCAAGCCGTAAAATATAAAACTTTATGGGCTGAAAGATATGGATTGTTACCTGAAAATGATGGTGAAAAGTATAAAGGCGAAAAAATAGTATAATGTAGTGCCCCCCAATCGTTAGATTTTTAGGTCTAACTTTTGGGGGGCACTACATTATACTCTGCTGTGGGGGTGCTTTTTACTCTTTAATTACAGTTATTAACATGTCATTTTCTGCACAACAGGCATTGCCTTCATCAGTATCAATATGAATCTCATCAGCACAAGCAGTCGACACCCTTGTAAAAACATTTTCAAATATTAAAGCTCTTTCACCAGGAAATTTTAATTTAACAATATCTTTATCTTTAATGCCGTATTTTTCAGCTGTTTCAGGAGCTAAATGCAAATGTCTCGCTGCAATTATTACTCCTTCACTAATTTCAATTTGACCTTGTGGTCCAACTATGGTTACTGGTGAACTGCCGGTTAAATCACCAGAGTTTCTTATCGGTGGATTTAGTCCGATTTTTCGAGCATCTGCAATCGCAAGTTCTACTTGTGTTTGAGGTCTTACAGGACCTATAATTCTAAGATTAGGTAAATTGCCTTTTGGGGTGATTAGAGTAACCTTTTCTTCTGCCGCAAACTGACCAGGTTGAACTAGATATTTCATTGGTGTTAGTTGAGCTCCAGGACCAAATAAAATTTCTAAATGTTCTTGTGTCACATGTAAATGGCGAGCAGATATTCCTAATTTAATTTGAAATTGCATAAAATCGCACCTCGTTTGATTTATTTTTAATTTAGGGAACTGTTTGATGTATACATTATACTATAGGAGTGTTGAAAAATAAAGTTATTGTCTTTGCTAAATTTTATACCGAAAATACTCGATGAAATTATATCATGAAAACTGCTTAATTACAAAAAATACTCAGTATACACAAAAATAGCTGCTTAAAGCATTCTATTTATTTGGCATACTGAGTATTTACTATTTTAGATTAAATTATTGTCTAGATATAACTTTGTTTTTTAGAATTAAAATATCTTGGTTATCTAAGATTATCTCTAATTTATTTTTTTCAACAGACGTAAGTCGATTATACATTAATCTTCTAATTACGAGATTATAAGATTTGTCATTACTTTTTATTAAATTAGATAACATGATGCTGTTTTTAGCATCAGTATTAAAATTTATATTTTTAGTATCAGTAACTTCTTGTCCATAAATATTCGTATAAAAAGCAAATCCTGGTCTTAGAAATTTATCTACGTATACAGGAATATTTTTATTATTAAATTGCGTAGCATAGAAATTTGCCGTACTTTTAACACTTAAAAAATTGGTCATTGCAGGCAATAATGTTTGCATAACTGTAAACATTATGATTAGACCTAAGAAAGTTTGGGTAAAGAGAATTGCTTGAAAATTATTTTTTAATAAAGAATAGATTACTAACAGTAAGGTAACACTTGTAGCCCCTACGATATAATTAGCCCCTAAAGTTAGTTCTGGCAAATAGTTAGGCCCCACAATCCAAACCGCTATAAACAGACCATAGAAAAATAAAGTGCTGAAAATTAAGCTATAATTTTTGTTATAACCATAACGATTATTTAAATATTCAAAGTTCCAAGCAAGGATAATACTAAGTGGAGGGAAGAGTGGAAATATATAAGAAACTAACTTAGTTTTAGCAATACTGAAAAAAACAAAGATAAAAATCCACCATATTTGTAAAAATAATAAAAAAAACTTATCTTGATAATTTTTATTGTTATAAGCATTATAAATACTAGAAATAAAAAAATTTATCCAAGGGAAAAGTCCAATGATTAAAACTGGAAAATAAAAATACCACAAAACTCTGTTAGTATGTTCTGCATTAGTGAAACGGGCAATATTATGTAACCCTAAAAATGTATCGATGAAAATTTGTCCATGAGTTTTATACATAAGAAAATACCATGGGAGAGTAAATAAACAATAAAAGAAAAAACCTAAATAAAAATTCCGAGCTTTAAACAAAGAAAAATTTCTAATAAGGCAAGCGTGGATAAAAATTATTATTCCTGGAAATATGAAGCCCACTGGTCCTTTTGTAAGCGTTGCTAGAGATGCAAAAATAAACATAATTGCATATTTTCTTTCAAAATAAGAAAGTAGAGTAGCTGTGAGAAAGAATAATAAAACCATATCAGTGACGGAGGCTTTAGCTAAATAAAAGAAATTAATACAGGTTGACAAGATAATAGCTGAATTAAAAGCAATATTCTCATTAAAATGTTTTCTCACTTTGAAATATAAAAACAATATTGTTGAAAGAGCAAATAATGATGCTGGAAAACGAGCAGCAAACTCTGAAATTCCGAAAATTTTATAACTGGCAATTACCAGCCAATAATACATTGGGGGTTTGTCAAACCAAAAATCGCCAAAAATTCTGGGAGAAAGATAATCAGCAGCAAGAAACATTTCTTTGGCTGTTTGCGCATATGCTGGTTCATCAGGATCTAAAAGAGGGATATTCGAGATACCCCAAAAAATATTTATAGTAGCAATTAATAATAAAAAAATAAAACGATAATTTATCTGCATAAGTTTCAGTCCTCTTTGTTAGTATTGAAGCCATTTAGTGTCAATGTCAAACCTGATTTTAAGGAAGTAGATAATTCCAAACCAGAATTTAGCAAAAGTGAATTATCAAGAACTGATTTGTAAATATCGCCTGTTTTAGCCGATTCAAATTTTATCTGGGGTTTAGTATTAGCTATAGTTGAAAACATTGCGATTAACTCTAAAAGGCTTGTCTGCTTATTAGTCGAAACATTATAGGTGACTAACGAATGAGGTTTATCAATGCAATGCTTAATAGCTTTAGCAACATCTGCAACATAGATAAAATCTCGTGTTTGTAATCCATCGCCGTAAATAGTTAGAGGTTCGTTTTTAATGATTTTTTTCGCGTAAACGCTGATAACTCCACCTTCACCACTATCGCCTTGACGCGGTCCATAAACATTCGCAAAACGTAATATAGTAGCGTTAATATTCTTTATATTGCTGTATAGAGCTAAATAATTTTCAAAAGTTAGCTTGCTGAGGCCATAAAACGAAGTTGGTTTTGCCAAAAAATTTTCAGCAATCGGTAAAGGCAGTCCATCGCCATAGACTGCTGCACTAGAGGAAAAGATAATATTTTTTACTGCATACTTAAGCATGCAACTAAGAAGGTTAATACCACCACAAATATTTATATCGGCATCAATATCTGGATTATTAATTGAATAGCTAACCATTGTTTGTGCCGCTAAATGTATCACAGTATTAATATTCTTAGTTTTAAAAATATCTTCTAATTTTTTTTCACGAATATCACATTTGAAAAATTCAATATTTGCGGGTAAATTTTCCAATCTACCAGTAGATAAATTATCTACGACTATTATTTTATACTCATTTGGAAAGCTTGATAATAGTTCAACTAGATGGGAACCTATAAAACCAGCCCCGCCTGTAATAAGTATGTTTTTGCTTTTCATATATCTGAAACTCCTTTGTTTTTGATTTTAATAGCTTTTTTCGATATTCTAGCTACTATATCCGGGCCAAAAGTTTTTATCGAAAAATATGCTCCAATAATAAAAGGTAGATACTCAACCATAATTCGCCAAACTATTGCCAAAATACCTACAGTTCCAATTGGTAATAGCGGTTTGAACAGCATAACAAATCCACCTTCAGCAATACCAGCACCGCCAGGAGTTGGTGCAAAGTATAGCAACAGGTTCAAAATTATCATCCGCCCCATAGTTACGAACATATTTATAGTTTCATCCAAACCGTAAAATAAAATAGGCACGACTGCATATATAAATAAGAGGCTTAAGCCAGATTCTAAATAGACACGAAATATACATAGCGGTTTATTGAAAAACAAAAATGTTGCTGTTTTAATTTCTTTGTAGAAAAAATATATTTTTCTTTTCAAACTACGATTTAGTGACTTGGTAAAAAACACTAAAAAATACTCTGGATATTTTGTTCGCATTAATAATACTGAAATAATTGCTAAAATTACTAATGTAGAAGAAAATAGATAAATTGTATTTTTGCTTAAACTGGGGATTAGAGAGTTGTCATAGTGTAGAACAAAAGGAATTGTTGTTATTAAAAACAAGATTGATAGAATAGTTCTAACGAGAACAACTACTGTTGCTTTACCTACAGGAACTCCAGCCTTTTTTAAAAACATAACTTGGGCTATGGCTCCGCCCGTGGCCCCAGGAGTTAAAAGCGCTAAAAAATAATTACTAAATACTACTTGCATTGCTTCTAATGGCGAAATTTGTTGGTCGGTAACTCTTACTAAATGTACAAGTCGAGTTCCATCTAAAATTAGACCGATAGTTAGACTACCTAAGGCAAAAAGTAAGTACTCCCACTTGAATATATTTATTTTTTTTATATTATCTAAATCTATGGTCAAGTAAATGACAAAGAAAGATATTAAAAATATTACTGCTAAAATAAAGGCTAGTTTTTGTAAAAGTTTTTTATTCATATTCACAAATCCTTAAAAGATATTAAGGCAATATTTTTTTCTTTTAATTTTTCTTTTACTTGAGAGCTTAGGAGGGTTTGAAGTTCTAACTCCCAGTTATATTGCCAAGCAAATTTTCTAGTCAAATCTTTGTTGTTATTTCCAGGATGAATCATAATTTCATTGGTCTCGGTCGTTATGTTTTCTAAAATATTTAAAAAATACTTTTCTTGTAAATTACCACCAGCCAACATTCCAAAAAAACTATTAGGTAATGTTAATTGCGCCGCTTCGAACTTTTTTTTACTTAATTTTGCAAATATAGACAAAATTGTTCTTCCTAAAAATCTAGCAAAAGTATAAGGGTAGTTTCCGGTAAAAAAGAAATTTTCATGCGGCAATCGAATTTTAGTTATTTGATTTTTTTGGGCTATTTTTGCAACCACATCATTAATTCCTGGTAAAACATGTAAGTGTTGATGACTGTCTATGTGAGTTAAAATTAAACCATGAGCACGCATAAAGTTTATTTGATTAGATAGTTCTAATTCTATTTCAGAGAGCTTAATTTGCTTTAAAAAAAATTTTTTAGTGAATATTAGGTAATTATCATAAAACCGTTTTGTCTTTGGGTCTAATAAAGAAGGAATAAGCTGCGGATTAGTAATAGGTTTTAATCCTCCAACTAAACATAGGTGAGCACCAATAGACAGTTTAGGGTAATAACTAGCTAAACTAACTGCTGCTTGAAAATAATCGCCCGTAGCCAGAATGCTTGTACTAGTTAAGACTCCCTGGATGTGAGCATTTATTATAGCTTCGTTGATAGCTGGATGCAAAGCAAAATCATCTGCGTTTATGATTAATTTTTTCATTTAAATAACCTTTCTAAACAATTTCAGAAATATAAGGCTTCAATAGTTTTCGGCACATTTTAAACATAAAACATTTTAACACAATAAGCGAAAACGGGCAATTATTTAAAGACCACGTCTGGAAGGAAAAGTTGCAGAACTAACAGCTATTGTGTATAATCAAAAGAAAAGATTTATTCTGCTAAGGAGATTTAATATGAAAGCAATAGCGCTGATTGCCCATGACCGTATGAAAGAAAAAATGTTGGATTTTGTAAAGACTAATCAAGGAATATTAAAAGATTATCAGTTAATTGCCACAGCAACGACAGGAAAGCTGATTAAAGATAATACAGCTTTGGAGGTACACTGCTTTTTATCTGGGCCTATTGGTGGCGATATGCAAATTGGAGCACAAATAGCTTCTGAACAAGTTTCTATGGTTGTATTTTTAAGAGATCCGTTGACTGCTCAACCACATGAGCCTGACATTACTGCTTTGTTAAGAGTTTGCGATGTTCACAATATTCCAGTGGCTACTAATTTAGCGGGGGCAAATATTTTTTTGCAGGCATTGGTGAAATAAGGTGAATATTTCCTTTAATGTCATCACTTTAGCGGTCATAATTCTAGATCAGATAAGTAAGTTACTAATACAAAAACATTTTCAGTTTGAAGGGATAAGCATAGCAGTTATTCCAAATATTTTTCACATAACTTTTATTTATAACAAAGGGGCGGCGTTCGGACTTTTAGAGAACAAACAATGGTTCTTTATTTTAGTGGCAATTGTTTTGATAGTCGCTGCTTACTATCTAAGAAATGAAATAAAAAGATCATCTTTAAATGCTAGATATGGGGTAGCTTTTTTATTAGGTGGAGCAATTGGTAATTTGATAGATCGAATTGTATTAGGTAAGGTCGTGGATTTTTTTGATTTTATTATATGGCCAATATTTAATATCGCTGATATCGCGATTTGTATAGGAGTAGGATTAATATTATGGTCAACTTGGACCGAGAGCGTTTAAATTTAGAAAATGATGTAAATATACTTGTTGAACAAGATTATATAGGAAAGCGCTTAGATGTTTTTTTAGCTGAGAGTACTGGACTAACGAGAGCGAATATTCAACGTTTAATTAAAGCTGAAAAAATTTTCGTCAATAATCATGTATATAAAGCAAATTACAACTTAAAATTAGCCGATAAAATAACTTTATTAGCAATCAAACCGGTACTTACCGATATTTTGCCTGAAGATATTCCTTTAGATATTATTTATCAAGATGAAAGTTTAGCGATTATAAATAAGGCTAAAGGAATGGTTGTACATCCTGCTGCAGGTAACTATACTCATACTCTAGTAAATGCACTTTTGTATCACTGTAAAGATTTATCCGGCATAAATGGTGAATTGCGACCCGGAATAGTTCATCGACTAGATAAAGATACATCTGGGCTGATGGTAGTAGCTAAGAGGGATTTAGCGCACGTAAGCTTAGCAAAACAAATTGAAACTAAGACAGCTATTAGGATTTATTTGGCTTTAGTCTTCGGAAATGTTAAAGCAGATGCAGGTGAAATTAATTTACCAATTGGCAGAGACGAAAAAAACCGAAAAAAAATGGCAATAACTTACAAAAACTCCAAACCTGCCTATACTACTTACAAAGTTTTAGAACGTTTTGGTGATTATACGTTAATATCCTGTAAATTACATACAGGCAGAACACACCAAATTAGAGTTCACTTGAGTCATCTGGGACATCCACTTGTAGGAGATGAAAAATATACAAGTCGCAAAAACAAATTCGGGATAAGTGGACAAATGTTACACTCTGCATTATTGATGCTTAAGCATCCATTGAAAAATGAAAATTTAGTTTGTACTGCTAAGTTACCTACTGAATTTTTAAAAGTACTAAAAATATTAAGAAATAAAAAGGTAACTAAGTAAAAGGAGCGAAAAACATGATAGAGAAAAATGTAATTATGGATAAAGCGGCAATCAAAAGAGCTTTGACAAGAGTGGCACACGAAATTTTGGAAAAAAATAAAGGTGTAGAAGATATTGTTTTATTGGGAATTCGTTCCAGGGGAGTTCCCTTGGCGAGCAGAATTGCAGAATTAATTAAAAATATTGAGGGGAAAGTTATTCCAGTGGGTTCATTAGATATAACCATGTATCGTGATGATCTATCCCGCTTAGACTATCAACCAATTGTTAATGCTACACATATTAATTTTAATATTGATAATAAAAAAGTTATTTTGGTAGATGATGTTCTCTATACTGGTCGAACAACTCGCGCTGCTATGGATGCTGTTATGGATTATGGACGTCCTCAAAATATACAACTAGCCGTTTTAATTGATCGTGGTCATCGTGAATTGCCAATTCGAGCTGATTATATTGGCAAAAATGTGCCTAGTGCTCAGAAAGAGATTATTACTGTCTTTCTTGAAGATATAGATTTAAATGAAGCTGAAAGAGTTGTTATTTCTCAATAAATCATAATATGTGGGAAGTGAGATAGTGCCGGAAATTAAATCTGAAACAGAAATTATGTATCATGTTGGGTTATCTAAAGAGATGCTAAGTGGAGCTAAATACGCTGTACTTCCAGGGGATCCAGGCAGGGTTGAAAAAATTTGTCAAAAATTAGGGCATAAATATATTGCACTCAATTTTAATCGTGAATACAAAAGCATGCTTGTCTATCTAAATGAAGAACCAGTTTTGGTTTGTTCTACAGGAATGGGAGGACCATCGGTAGCTATTTGCTTGGAAGAATTAACTAGTTTAGGTATAAAAAAATTTATTAGAGTGGGTACAACTGGAGCGATTCAAGAGCGGATCAAAATGGGAGATGTTATAATCAATAATGCTGCGATTAGATTAGATGGCACATCAACCCATTATGCGCCCTTAGAGTATCCTGCTATAGCCGATGTACACTTAACACAAGCCTTTATGAATGTGGCTCGCGAACAAGCGATAAATTTCCATGTTGGGATAAGTGTTTCATCGGATAGCTTTTGGCCAGGGCAAGAACGTTATAATAGTTTTACTGGTTATGTTTTACGCAAGTTTCAAGGTAGTTTGCAAGAATGGAAAAACTTGGGTGCATTAAACTACGAGATGGAAACAGCGACGCTCTTCACAGTAGGGCAAGTTTTTGCTGTACAAACTATAGCAATTTGTTTAGTTGTTGCTAAAAGAGATGAAAGCGAGAGTGTGCTGTCTAAGATCCATTGGTCTAATTCAGAAAACCAAATGTATATTTTTTTAAAAAGCGCTTTATTGTACTGTCTAAAAAATAATATTTAAAGGTTAAACTTAAAGCAGGAAAAGTGAAGATTATAGCGAATATGTAAGATAGAGGATAGCAACATCAAATAAATCTATATCTGAAGGAGTGATAATGGTATGCAAGAAGAAAAAATTGATATCCTAAAAGTTTCGTCTAAATCTAATCCTAGTTCAGTAGCTGGAGCTTTGGCCGGAGTGTTAAAGACAAAAAATTCAGTAGAAATTCAAGCTATTGGTGCAGGAGCTTTAAATCAATCTATAAAAGCAGTAGCAATTGCAAGGGGGTTTGTTGCTCCTCATGGCATAGATTTGATTTGTGTGCCTGCTTTTGCAGAAGTGATAATTGATGGCGAAGAGCGTACTGCAATTAAATTGATTGTTGAACCTAGATAAATAAAGCAGCACCCCCCGAAAATATTTTAGGGGGGTTTTTAATATTAAATTACTATTTTTTTATGGAGGTCAAATAAAAAATGAAAATTAATTTAGCGGATAAAATTACAACACAAGACACCATCGCGGTAGGTATATGGAAAAGCATTAGTGGCGATTGCAATTATAATCAAGAGTTACCTAAAGAAATTTTAGATATTGTTAAATATACTTTGAATCATGAGTTAGAGTCTTATAAGGAAACATATCAAAAAATATTTTGCTTGAAAAAAGGGCGTGGTTTTGTAAAAATATTAGTCTGGGGTCTAGGAGAACAGACTGAAGATATCAGTGTTTCTTTAAGAAACGCAGCAGCAAATCTAGTTAGATTTTGTATTAAAGAAAAACTTCAAAATTTAAGTTGTATTTTGCCAAATAATGAATTACTATTTTTTGATTATAACTTTCAAGCGTTATTAGAAGGATTTTATTTAGGAAACTACTGTTTTGATCAGTATAAAAGTAAAAAAGAAATATCTAAATTGCAAACACTCACTATCGCTGCTAAAACTGTTCCAGTTGAAAATTTTTCAACTATTAACAAAACAGCAGAAATTTTAAGTAAAAATGTTATTTTAGCTCGCGATTTGACTAATATGCCGGCAAATGAGTTAAATCCTAAAAAAATTGCTAAATTAGCTGAAAAAATGGTAAAAAAATTGCCGCTAAAAATTAATGTTTTATCAGAAAAAGAATTACAAAAAAACAACCTTAATGCTTTGTTAGCAGTAGCAAGCGGCTCAACCAATAGCCCTTATATGATAGTTTTAAATTATCAAGGAGCCCCTGAAAACAAAGAAGTTTTAGGATTAGTTGGTAAAGGGGTAACTTTTGATAGTGGTGGAATAAGTTTAAAGCCAGCAGAAGGAATGCAAGAAATGAAAGACGATATGGCTGGTGCAGCAACAGTTTTAGGCTCAATCCTAGCTATTGCTGAACTAGGGCTATCATGCAATGTTTTAGCAGTAATCCCTTGTGTCGAAAACATGCCATCAGGAAATGCTTATCGACCTGGCGACATAATTACAGCTATGAATGGAAAAACTATAGAAATTATTAGCACCGATGCTGAAGGTCGGTTGATTTTAGCTGATGCCCTTTGCTATGCTGAAAATTTTGGGGCTACAAAAATAATAGATGTTGCCACTTTAACTGGAGCGTGTATGGTTGCATTAGGGCAGGTATATGCAGGTAGCATTACTAATAGTATGGAATTTCATGATTTGTTATCTACGGCAAGTAAAAAAACAGATGAGAAATTATGGTTGATGCCTAACGATCAAGAATATAAGAAATTACTTAAAAGCGAATTTGCAGATTTGAAAAATAGTGGTGGTAGATTTGCAGGTATGATTAGTGCCGGATTATTTTTGGAGGAATTTGTGAGTAAAAATTGGATTCACATTGATATTGCACCCACGGCAACTGTGCCTGAAAACAATGGCTATATAAGTAAGGGAGCAACTGGTTATGGTGTGCGCTTATTGGTACAATTAGTGCAAGAGGTTTTCAAATGCTAACAGATTTACATATGCATACTAATTGTTCCGATGGTAATTTAGAGCCAGAGGAACTGGTATTGGCGGCTGTCAACAATGGTTTATCAGTTATATCCATAACAGATCATGATGTTGTAAAAGCTTACGATTTAGCCCAAAAATTTATCATGAACCAAAAATTACCTTT from Succinispira mobilis DSM 6222 includes:
- a CDS encoding lysylphosphatidylglycerol synthase transmembrane domain-containing protein, whose product is MNKKLLQKLAFILAVIFLISFFVIYLTIDLDNIKKINIFKWEYLLFALGSLTIGLILDGTRLVHLVRVTDQQISPLEAMQVVFSNYFLALLTPGATGGAIAQVMFLKKAGVPVGKATVVVLVRTILSILFLITTIPFVLHYDNSLIPSLSKNTIYLFSSTLVILAIISVLLMRTKYPEYFLVFFTKSLNRSLKRKIYFFYKEIKTATFLFFNKPLCIFRVYLESGLSLLFIYAVVPILFYGLDETINMFVTMGRMIILNLLLYFAPTPGGAGIAEGGFVMLFKPLLPIGTVGILAIVWRIMVEYLPFIIGAYFSIKTFGPDIVARISKKAIKIKNKGVSDI
- a CDS encoding gamma carbonic anhydrase family protein is translated as MISEYQGILPTRHQNTFIAEGAQVIGMVKMEEYSSIWFNTVARGDVNKIEIGKYTNIQDNSVIHVADDCAAIIGDFVTVGHGAIIHGCTIEDHCLIGMGAIVLNHAIIGRGSIVAAGAVVKEKMMVPPNSLVAGVPAKVVKTFTDASQMESIHAQAVKYKTLWAERYGLLPENDGEKYKGEKIV
- a CDS encoding NAD-dependent epimerase/dehydratase family protein, which translates into the protein MKSKNILITGGAGFIGSHLVELLSSFPNEYKIIVVDNLSTGRLENLPANIEFFKCDIREKKLEDIFKTKNINTVIHLAAQTMVSYSINNPDIDADINICGGINLLSCMLKYAVKNIIFSSSAAVYGDGLPLPIAENFLAKPTSFYGLSKLTFENYLALYSNIKNINATILRFANVYGPRQGDSGEGGVISVYAKKIIKNEPLTIYGDGLQTRDFIYVADVAKAIKHCIDKPHSLVTYNVSTNKQTSLLELIAMFSTIANTKPQIKFESAKTGDIYKSVLDNSLLLNSGLELSTSLKSGLTLTLNGFNTNKED
- the lspA gene encoding signal peptidase II, translated to MNISFNVITLAVIILDQISKLLIQKHFQFEGISIAVIPNIFHITFIYNKGAAFGLLENKQWFFILVAIVLIVAAYYLRNEIKRSSLNARYGVAFLLGGAIGNLIDRIVLGKVVDFFDFIIWPIFNIADIAICIGVGLILWSTWTESV
- the pduL gene encoding phosphate propanoyltransferase; its protein translation is MQFQIKLGISARHLHVTQEHLEILFGPGAQLTPMKYLVQPGQFAAEEKVTLITPKGNLPNLRIIGPVRPQTQVELAIADARKIGLNPPIRNSGDLTGSSPVTIVGPQGQIEISEGVIIAARHLHLAPETAEKYGIKDKDIVKLKFPGERALIFENVFTRVSTACADEIHIDTDEGNACCAENDMLITVIKE
- the dat gene encoding D-amino-acid transaminase, with protein sequence MNVALINGEIVDINQPVITLQDRGYNFGDGVYEVTPFYNKRCFTLVPHMERLFNSMKSLHIPATYTMEELIEFHERLIEASGLTQGYIYLQVTRGEAPRAHPFPEQVIPCLTMHVHEINESQIKLHQEQGVVCISQPDLRWLRCDIKSLNLLGAVLAKQKAKEAGVFESILYRDSEIITEGSSSNFMVVKDGILWTHPANNLVLNGITRRVILEKICPELKLSFVEKAFDLNFVKTVDEAFVTASTIGATPVIRVDKFNIGSGDVGPITKNIQRSFNEFIKLECFTK
- a CDS encoding RluA family pseudouridine synthase, whose protein sequence is MVNLDRERLNLENDVNILVEQDYIGKRLDVFLAESTGLTRANIQRLIKAEKIFVNNHVYKANYNLKLADKITLLAIKPVLTDILPEDIPLDIIYQDESLAIINKAKGMVVHPAAGNYTHTLVNALLYHCKDLSGINGELRPGIVHRLDKDTSGLMVVAKRDLAHVSLAKQIETKTAIRIYLALVFGNVKADAGEINLPIGRDEKNRKKMAITYKNSKPAYTTYKVLERFGDYTLISCKLHTGRTHQIRVHLSHLGHPLVGDEKYTSRKNKFGISGQMLHSALLMLKHPLKNENLVCTAKLPTEFLKVLKILRNKKVTK
- a CDS encoding methylglyoxal synthase, whose translation is MKAIALIAHDRMKEKMLDFVKTNQGILKDYQLIATATTGKLIKDNTALEVHCFLSGPIGGDMQIGAQIASEQVSMVVFLRDPLTAQPHEPDITALLRVCDVHNIPVATNLAGANIFLQALVK
- a CDS encoding ChbG/HpnK family deacetylase; the protein is MKKLIINADDFALHPAINEAIINAHIQGVLTSTSILATGDYFQAAVSLASYYPKLSIGAHLCLVGGLKPITNPQLIPSLLDPKTKRFYDNYLIFTKKFFLKQIKLSEIELELSNQINFMRAHGLILTHIDSHQHLHVLPGINDVVAKIAQKNQITKIRLPHENFFFTGNYPYTFARFLGRTILSIFAKLSKKKFEAAQLTLPNSFFGMLAGGNLQEKYFLNILENITTETNEIMIHPGNNNKDLTRKFAWQYNWELELQTLLSSQVKEKLKEKNIALISFKDL
- a CDS encoding ArnT family glycosyltransferase yields the protein MQINYRFIFLLLIATINIFWGISNIPLLDPDEPAYAQTAKEMFLAADYLSPRIFGDFWFDKPPMYYWLVIASYKIFGISEFAARFPASLFALSTILFLYFKVRKHFNENIAFNSAIILSTCINFFYLAKASVTDMVLLFFLTATLLSYFERKYAIMFIFASLATLTKGPVGFIFPGIIIFIHACLIRNFSLFKARNFYLGFFFYCLFTLPWYFLMYKTHGQIFIDTFLGLHNIARFTNAEHTNRVLWYFYFPVLIIGLFPWINFFISSIYNAYNNKNYQDKFFLLFLQIWWIFIFVFFSIAKTKLVSYIFPLFPPLSIILAWNFEYLNNRYGYNKNYSLIFSTLFFYGLFIAVWIVGPNYLPELTLGANYIVGATSVTLLLVIYSLLKNNFQAILFTQTFLGLIIMFTVMQTLLPAMTNFLSVKSTANFYATQFNNKNIPVYVDKFLRPGFAFYTNIYGQEVTDTKNINFNTDAKNSIMLSNLIKSNDKSYNLVIRRLMYNRLTSVEKNKLEIILDNQDILILKNKVISRQ